TTGAATACGCCCAGTTGGCGGCTGAGACAGCAGGCGTTGAATATGTGGACCACGGGGCTTATACAGCTGCCATTTTCGAGTCGTTGGGTGCGGACACAGTCAACTCGTACTACCCTAACGACCACACCCACACCAATGATGCAGGCTCTGATGTCGTTGCCGACGCATTCCTGAAGGCTGTTACATGCAGCAGTGTTGCTCTGAACGATGTGTTGTCAACAAGTGATTTCGCTGGCGAATGCTTGTAGTCAATTGATGGGTATTGCGGCTATATATGAAATCAACATGTAAACGAGGAGCAATACAACAAATGTACATAAAAACGTATACATCGCTGTATAACTGTATCACGAGAAGCAAGAAAATGagataaataaagataaacagCAAGACTAGACACGTCGTCAATTCTAGTTgattcttattatatagtgGGAATCGTAAATCTCGTTTCATCGTCACTGTGGGCTCCAGTTGAGCTAAATGCTGGATGGGGCAATCATTTTACTTCCTCGAGTACTGTTCGGACATTGCCACGCTTTCCGACTCGGTTGTAGTACTGAGACAGATTGGGATATGTCTTATCTGAAATCGGCCCTAGGGTTTGGACAATGTCTCTTAAGACCGGCCAGAGAGCGCAGTCATCGATTGCTAAGGTGCTCCCGCCGAGATAAGACTGACCGGCTAGAGCTTCTTCCCACGAAGCTAGCGCATCAGGCTCGGTCTCTTCGCCCCTTTCACGGTGTTCGCACCATTTCACAAGTAGGCTATCGATGTCGGATAAATCCTTGCCACCGTGCAACACCTCTACGCCTGGCCGGTCTAAGCTCGGGGGGCGCTGGGCCAGGTAACTCAATATCGCGATATCGCCGGAAATTTCTGTGCCGTCGCAATCAATATACATGGGTAATTTCATCTCATTGCCCGATTTCGGGGCAGGAGGTGATGCTGTGTTGTATCTGATGCCATTCTCACTTAAAGCAATCTGGACCCGCAGATTAGCTGTCTCATCTTGGCTTAGTACCAGCTTTGTTGCAGTGGGCGTAACAAAGTTGACAACGTCAAAGCCTTTGCCATAAACGGCATTCCAGTCAAAGTCGAGAGACCTGTTCTCTTCTCCAAAAGCGCGCACCAGTCGTTCAGTTTCTTCCGCGTCTCCGTGTATTACGGGATGCGCTTCACTTTCGACCTTAGACACAGCACCCTGGCCCCAAATTGTGTCGCCATTAGGGTCTAGGAAGGTGCCAATATGTCGGAAAGTGAGCGAGATCCTCTGCCCTCCATGGGAGCATTCCTCTGTTGATTTCTCCGACTCCTGACGTTTATCAGGTTTAATGCCATGAAGCCAGCGAGAGTTCGTCTTTTCACCCAACACAAAAAGCGACTCGTGAGGCATGGGCACACGCTGACTGAGTCTACCCGAGCCTTCTTCGTTTTCTGAACCTTTTTGGCGGAGTACCATGACTCGCTCTGCACCGAGACTGACATTGCAAATTGACGAACCACGAACGATGTCGAGGGTCTTATCCGAATGCTCGGAGATCCTGTCCTGCCCACTACGGTAGAGTTGGATAAGCACATGATTCAAAGGGTGTCCGAGAATACGTTCCACTATATGGCGAACCTGGTCCACTGTCGAGGTAAAAGGTTCGAATGGAGGAGACTCGTCCGCAGGGTGACGGTAGATTGGTATCGAACCGTCTGGTGAGAATTTCCCTTGAACAGCAACGAGACGGGGCACCTGCCCAGACATGTGGTACATCCTCTGCCAAGCCACCTCGTCGCGAATACGCTCAAATGCATTCTCAGGCATATCAATATCATAGACAATTCGGGAATCGCCTTCTCCAATGACATCGCCTGGGCGACAGATATTTAGGGAAGGTTTCAACTTCCTGACTCGGCGGGTTTGCGTTCTTGACGAGCCGGTCTCATTCTGGTCAGGCCGCTTACGGCGTACCTTTGCTCGCGTTGGTTTGTCTCCCGGTTCGGATATGTGGGACTGTTCGCCTCGTTCGGCGTAATAAGAGCGATTTCGTACACGAGTTAATTCTGTAAGCTCCTTGAGGTGACCATGTTCGTCATCGGACATTTCGGCTAGTATATCGTCGAGCCTATGGCGTCTCATAGGAGGCTCTGGGCCCTGTGTTTCGATGTCTGAGGTTCTGCTGAGTTTTACACCAAGCTCCTCAAGGTCCCCTTCAAGTCCGGACGGGGGCAGAGGCCGTGCTAGTCGTGGTTCGCTGCGTGCGATCTGATCGGTCTCGTCGCGgtcaagctcgtcgaggagTTCTTGGGAGGTGATGCCGTTAGCTCCTAGGATGTCGGCCATGTATCGCATGGCTGCTTCGTGCCTGAAGAAACTCCGGTAGCCTAAACAGTCCTCGACTAAGTAAAGCGTAAAGCCGTGACGGACAGCGTCAAGCGCAGTAGCATAAATCGACGCGTTGGAGAGAGATCCGCAGAGGTAGAGCTCGGTTATGAAGCGTGTGCGTAATGAAAGAATCAGACCAGGAGATGACAAGGCTGAATAGTCTGATTTATCTATCAGGATATCTGAATCGGCATCAATAGCGGCGAGTAGCGGGGCGGGGAATTGAGCTCCAGTAGATTGAGGAAGACAGCAGCGGGGGTGCTCGGTTGAAAGAAAGGCCTCCTCGTGCACAGGACCTCTCAGCTCAGGATCTGTTGACTGTTTCTTGATCGCGTCCTCGACCCGGTTTAAAACGACCAATTCCTGGCCATCAGCACTGAGCAGCGGCTGTTGTGACTCATAATACGAGCGAACCCAGATCACATCGCCCGTGCGACGGAAGGCATTCGCAAGTGATGGAAGGATCTCGACGATCTCCGTCGTATTCGGGACAGAGAGAGCGCCATTTGAACGAACGAAGTCATTCTGAAAGTCGAGCAGGAGGAGTGCTTTTCGGGTCTGGATTTGCGGCAGATCACCGAAGGCGGAAAAGAAATCCATGTTAGCTGCACATGGCCAAGAGGAGGGGTGCAAAAGGGGGAGAAGAGTTCGAGAGAAGAGATAACGGTCAGCTTTTCAATGGACTTGAACCTCCCCAAAGGCAAAGGACTCGGAAAAAAGTTACGCGAGGAATCGAGAAAAAGCCGCAGACGGCTTTTCAAGTTTAAAGTGGATCGGAGACCATGCGGTACGTAAGTCAAAGTGCGCCGCACTATGAAACGTACTTTCAGGGTactttggactttggagtcGTGAGATGCAGCCGAGTTGTACAGAGTCGGAGTACTTTGTTTAGTGAGACCTGAGGCATAAACAGACACCTCAGGCAGAAGCGGGGCCTACAAGGGGGCATAATCGCCTAGAGTTCgactccagattccagaacaCAGAGAGACCGGGGTGAAGGTAGCACTAGCCGGGGTAAAGGCAGGGCAATGGGTGCCAGTACGCACTATTCTGCCCCAAGCGATTGAGTTCATCACTCTCAGTCTTCAGGCTCCATCAGCGGAACTAGACGTTGACTCCGAGACCCAGAAAAGGCGGACCGACATCGGGCTCCATTCACCGGGGAGGGTGAAGACAACTCCGAATCACGTGTAGTCCCAATAACTGGACTTTCCCCCAGCAACGACTTTATAAGCTTCTGCGTCCCCGTCCGGTGGTgactcttttctttctctcctatCATCCTCCTGCATTTTCAATCCCTTCCAATTCCCCCAAtctcccctcctctccctcaatTCTCACACAATGGCTTCCCGTGGTCTTCCCCGTGCCCTCCGTGTGGCTCGCGTCGCCGCCCCACGATCTGTCGTCTCCGCCGCCCTCCCCCGGCCTTCTCTGGCAAAGGTTGCTGCCAATGCCGTCCCCCGTGTGTCGACCCCCATTGTCCCCGTCCGTGGTATCAAGAACATCACCTTCGCCGACTCCCAAGAGACCGTCTACGAGCGCTCCGACTGGCCCCGTGAGAAGCTTCAGGAATACTTCAAGAATGACACCCTTGCCCTCATCGGTTACGGTTCTCAGGGCCACGGACAGGGTCTGAACTTGCGTGACCAGGGTCTCAATGTCATTGTTGGTGTCCGCAAGGATGGTGCTTCCTGGAAGGAGGCCATTCAGGACGGCTGGATCCCCGGCAAGAACCTTTTCGACGTTACCGAGGCTGTCCAGAAGGGTAGCATCATCATGAACCTTCTCTCTGATGCCGCTCAGAGTGAGACATGGCCCGCTCTTAAGCCCCTCATCACCAAGGGCAAGACCCTCTACTTCTCTCACGGTTTCTCCCCTGTTTTCAAGGACAAGACTAAGGTCGATGTCCCCAAGGATGTTGACGTTATCCTCGTTGCCCCCAAGGGTTCCGGCCGTACCGTCCGCACTCTCTTCCGTGAGGGCCGTGGTATcaactcctccatcgccgtcttCCAGGATGTCACTGGCAACGCCAAGGAGCGTGCCATTGCCATGGGTGTCGCCGTCGGTTCCGGCTACCTGTACGAGACCACCTTCGAGAAGGAGGTCTACTCCGACCTCTATGGTGAGCGTGGCTGCCTTATGGGCGGTATCCACGGTATGTTCCTTGCTCAATACGAGGTTCTCCGTGAGCGTGGCCACAGCCCCTCCGAGGCTTTCAACGAGACAGTTGAGGAGGCCACCCAGTCCCTGTACCCCTTGATTGGTGGCAACGGTATGGACTGGATGTACGCCGCCTGTTCTACCACTGCCCGCCGTGGTGCCATCGACTGGTCCAGCCGCTTCAAGGACAACCTGAAGCCTCTGTTCAACGAGCTCTACGACAGCGTCCGCGACGGCACCGAGACCCAGCGCTCTCTGGACTACAACTCCCAGAAGGACTACCGTGAGAAGTacgagaaggagatgcaAGAGATCCGTGATCTCGAGATCTGGCGCGCCGGAAAGGCCGTCCGTTCTCTCCGCCCCGAGAACCAGAAATAAACTAATGCGATGTACAAAGCTGGGTTGGGAAAAGTTACGAATGTACCATGACTTGATATTTTCTGTTCATACAATAATACCAATACAAGCATTGGCTTAAGACTGCTATCCTCAAATATCGTAGATTTTCTCTCAATTGACTCATACTTTCCCGATTTCGCAACCTGTGGAGATAATTTGATAATGACTCCGAATTTTGGTTACTcaactccaacaactccGCAATCCGCTTCCACCccaccatcatcttcctcgttcttccttacaagacaagacaaagTTACTACCGTCTCATCCCAAGTTCAAGTCCTCGAAATGGTATTCACAACCCCAACTCCGAGCTCCATCCAAGAAGCCTACAATTTGATAACACCCTACGTCCATCGTACCCCGCTCCTCACGAACCGGACCCTCAACACCGTCGCCTCAACCCCACAAACCCCAGATGCTCTTGTCGGCACCCCCTTCGAAGGCTCGTCCCCAGCGCAGCCGAAAAtaaacttcttcttcaaatgcGAAAACTACCAGCGCATCGGCGCCTTCAAGGCCCGGGGTGCGTTCCATGCACTGCTAAGGCTAATTGAGCGcgtcggcgaggaggaggtcaagaagaagggtgtTATCACGCATAGTTCAGGTTCGTTATCATCTGCATCCTAAACATTATCTAGACGCCAGCCGATCTGGTTAAATATTGTCTCGAATATGCATTAATTGAGTTCTGGGAATAGGAAACCACGCGCaagccctcgccctcgccgcctcGACCCTGGGCGTTCCCGCGTACATTGTCATGCCGCGAATCAGCACGCCGTCGAAGATCGCAGGGACACAATCGCACGGTGCAGAGGTGACATTCAGCGGGTCGACGAGCGTGGAGCGGGAAGCTGTCGTTGCGGAAGTCCAAGCGCGGACGGGGGCTATTTTTGTCCCTCCCTATGACGATTTCAATATTATATGCGGCCAGGGAACTACTGGGTTAGAGATGCATGCGCAGTATCTTGACGCTGTGAAAGGGGAGCCTAAGTTGAGTGTGCATAATAAGgctggaggtgttggagCAGGACTAGATGCCGTGATTACGCCGGTTGGAGGCGGGGGGTTGAATTCCGGGGTTGCTACGTTTTTCTCAGATAAGGAGACGAAGGTCTTTGGTGCGGAGCCCAACTTCGAGGGTGCGGATGATTGTCGACGTGGACTTGATGCCGGACAGAGGGTTGAGCGCGTGAGGACGTTGACGATTGCGGACGGGTTGAGGACGCCGGTGGGTGTGCTCAATTGGGAGGTTATTTCGGATAATAAGAAAGTGGCCGGCGTATTTTCTGTCTCTGAAGAGCAGATCAAGGCCGCTATCAGGCTTGTTCTGGAGCGGAtgaaggttgttgttgagccGAGTGCTGTTGTTGGTCTGGCTGTCTGTTTGTATAACGAGGAGTTTCGACGtcttgttgagaaggaggcacCAGATGGTTGGGATATTGGAATTGTCTTCAGTGGAGGGAATACAACTGTAGAAGCCATTGGGAAGTTGTTCAACTCATAGACCTTGTGATTAGATATCAGCATGCATGATTTGGACAGCAATAGAAAAACTGGCCGGGAACAGCATTCAAAGCGAATGATAACTTTACCGAAAGGCCAGACTATAGTAGTAAACTACCTTTAGATGCTGTGTGCGGCTAAAAGGTCACTGGAGCATTTCAAGCTAGTATAGTCAACTGAATGTAATCCCCTCCCGCCCAATATTAAAAGTGAAatctccgcctcctcgctTTTTGAGCTCCTCCAGTATCCTTCGTGGCCAATCCTCTCGTTCCCATCCGTTCACTGATCCCAAGAACTCTCCCCTCATAACTACCTCCTGACGCATGGGCGCATCCTTCTGAGCCTCATAAACGGTTACAGTAGGCGGAAACGGGCGAACGACAACCCGTTGCAATACAAGCCGCAAAGTAGGAAATAACCCCCATGGGGCGGGTAAGGGAGAGCGAAAAGATGGTGTTTTCAGTACGGTGTCTAATGGGTTATACGAGCCCCAGGGTACAGATGAATTTTCCGTTGGTTTTCCGGTAGCGGAAGTAGTGGTATATATGACGGAGCAATTGAAAATATCTTGCAACCTCTTCAAACTTGTCACCAAATCAGCGTATACATCTGCGATGTGGAAACTCTCTTTCTGGAGGCGTTCGCGTTCAATTTCGGCTGTGGATCGGCCAATATCCTCGGTTCTGGCGATTTCGTCTTGTAGCTTATCTTGCCAGAAGAAGGCAGTTGCGTTGTCAATAACTATAGCGTTGAGAGCTCGGTTGGTTGATGGATGTCTGTGGAGCTCGAGAAGATATGCATCTAACGACTGCAACGTAGCGAGCAGTGCCAAAGACGACTGTGGCCGGAAAACATGGACATGTCGTAGAGACTCGAGAATCAGGGCCTCAATGGAGTCATCTAGAGAGGTATCTGACGAGAAATTTTCTACCTTCGTCTGGAGCTTGTTTTCAATGATTCCGCGAGCAACGGTACGTATACGGTCGGCATCAAAACGGCCATCATTGTCAATGAAGGCAACGGCGGAATCGAATCCATCGAGTGAGACTCCATTGAAACTGGATGG
The nucleotide sequence above comes from Aspergillus puulaauensis MK2 DNA, chromosome 3, nearly complete sequence. Encoded proteins:
- a CDS encoding isochorismatase family protein family (COG:L;~EggNog:ENOG410PJ37;~InterPro:IPR005123,IPR000868,IPR036380,IPR032854, IPR036282,IPR010987,IPR027450,IPR037151;~PFAM:PF00043,PF14497,PF13410,PF13532,PF00857;~go_function: GO:0016491 - oxidoreductase activity [Evidence IEA];~go_function: GO:0051213 - dioxygenase activity [Evidence IEA];~go_process: GO:0006281 - DNA repair [Evidence IEA];~go_process: GO:0006307 - DNA dealkylation involved in DNA repair [Evidence IEA];~go_process: GO:0035552 - oxidative single-stranded DNA demethylation [Evidence IEA];~go_process: GO:0055114 - oxidation-reduction process [Evidence IEA]); this translates as MDFFSAFGDLPQIQTRKALLLLDFQNDFVRSNGALSVPNTTEIVEILPSLANAFRRTGDVIWVRSYYESQQPLLSADGQELVVLNRVEDAIKKQSTDPELRGPVHEEAFLSTEHPRCCLPQSTGAQFPAPLLAAIDADSDILIDKSDYSALSSPGLILSLRTRFITELYLCGSLSNASIYATALDAVRHGFTLYLVEDCLGYRSFFRHEAAMRYMADILGANGITSQELLDELDRDETDQIARSEPRLARPLPPSGLEGDLEELGVKLSRTSDIETQGPEPPMRRHRLDDILAEMSDDEHGHLKELTELTRVRNRSYYAERGEQSHISEPGDKPTRAKVRRKRPDQNETGSSRTQTRRVRKLKPSLNICRPGDVIGEGDSRIVYDIDMPENAFERIRDEVAWQRMYHMSGQVPRLVAVQGKFSPDGSIPIYRHPADESPPFEPFTSTVDQVRHIVERILGHPLNHVLIQLYRSGQDRISEHSDKTLDIVRGSSICNVSLGAERVMVLRQKGSENEEGSGRLSQRVPMPHESLFVLGEKTNSRWLHGIKPDKRQESEKSTEECSHGGQRISLTFRHIGTFLDPNGDTIWGQGAVSKVESEAHPVIHGDAEETERLVRAFGEENRSLDFDWNAVYGKGFDVVNFVTPTATKLVLSQDETANLRVQIALSENGIRYNTASPPAPKSGNEMKLPMYIDCDGTEISGDIAILSYLAQRPPSLDRPGVEVLHGGKDLSDIDSLLVKWCEHRERGEETEPDALASWEEALAGQSYLGGSTLAIDDCALWPVLRDIVQTLGPISDKTYPNLSQYYNRVGKRGNVRTVLEEVK
- the ILV5 gene encoding Ketol-acid reductoisomerase (BUSCO:EOG09262N3C;~COG:E;~EggNog:ENOG410PHY1;~InterPro:IPR013023,IPR000506,IPR013116,IPR036291, IPR016207,IPR008927,IPR013328;~PFAM:PF01450,PF07991;~go_function: GO:0004455 - ketol-acid reductoisomerase activity [Evidence IEA];~go_function: GO:0016491 - oxidoreductase activity [Evidence IEA];~go_process: GO:0009082 - branched-chain amino acid biosynthetic process [Evidence IEA];~go_process: GO:0055114 - oxidation-reduction process [Evidence IEA]); this encodes MASRGLPRALRVARVAAPRSVVSAALPRPSLAKVAANAVPRVSTPIVPVRGIKNITFADSQETVYERSDWPREKLQEYFKNDTLALIGYGSQGHGQGLNLRDQGLNVIVGVRKDGASWKEAIQDGWIPGKNLFDVTEAVQKGSIIMNLLSDAAQSETWPALKPLITKGKTLYFSHGFSPVFKDKTKVDVPKDVDVILVAPKGSGRTVRTLFREGRGINSSIAVFQDVTGNAKERAIAMGVAVGSGYLYETTFEKEVYSDLYGERGCLMGGIHGMFLAQYEVLRERGHSPSEAFNETVEEATQSLYPLIGGNGMDWMYAACSTTARRGAIDWSSRFKDNLKPLFNELYDSVRDGTETQRSLDYNSQKDYREKYEKEMQEIRDLEIWRAGKAVRSLRPENQK
- a CDS encoding threonine/serine dehydratase (COG:E;~EggNog:ENOG410PFC0;~InterPro:IPR036052,IPR001926;~PFAM:PF00291) — its product is MVFTTPTPSSIQEAYNLITPYVHRTPLLTNRTLNTVASTPQTPDALVGTPFEGSSPAQPKINFFFKCENYQRIGAFKARGAFHALLRLIERVGEEEVKKKGVITHSSGNHAQALALAASTLGVPAYIVMPRISTPSKIAGTQSHGAEVTFSGSTSVEREAVVAEVQARTGAIFVPPYDDFNIICGQGTTGLEMHAQYLDAVKGEPKLSVHNKAGGVGAGLDAVITPVGGGGLNSGVATFFSDKETKVFGAEPNFEGADDCRRGLDAGQRVERVRTLTIADGLRTPVGVLNWEVISDNKKVAGVFSVSEEQIKAAIRLVLERMKVVVEPSAVVGLAVCLYNEEFRRLVEKEAPDGWDIGIVFSGGNTTVEAIGKLFNS
- a CDS encoding putative Rad51 family DNA repair protein (COG:L;~EggNog:ENOG410PX0C;~InterPro:IPR013632,IPR027417,IPR030547;~go_component: GO:0005657 - replication fork [Evidence IEA];~go_component: GO:0033063 - Rad51B-Rad51C-Rad51D-XRCC2 complex [Evidence IEA];~go_process: GO:0000724 - double-strand break repair via homologous recombination [Evidence IEA];~go_process: GO:0006281 - DNA repair [Evidence IEA]); the encoded protein is MAASFGEKLLLEVHEEGLDELLHDLRVLHRESSQSTRTRFGIAPIDEILGIFWPPPRPLHNLSNVEENNAGDQMNFTPAPADRGPAHVEVPIQPVFHSRPYPVLEISSISSAAGKSQMLYQLIAMAVLPSSFNGVSLDGFDSAVAFIDNDGRFDADRIRTVARGIIENKLQTKVENFSSDTSLDDSIEALILESLRHVHVFRPQSSLALLATLQSLDAYLLELHRHPSTNRALNAIVIDNATAFFWQDKLQDEIARTEDIGRSTAEIERERLQKESFHIADVYADLVTSLKRLQDIFNCSVIYTTTSATGKPTENSSVPWGSYNPLDTVLKTPSFRSPLPAPWGLFPTLRLVLQRVVVRPFPPTVTVYEAQKDAPMRQEVVMRGEFLGSVNGWEREDWPRRILEELKKRGGGDFTFNIGREGITFS